A region from the Zonotrichia leucophrys gambelii isolate GWCS_2022_RI chromosome Z, RI_Zleu_2.0, whole genome shotgun sequence genome encodes:
- the EMB gene encoding embigin isoform X2, translating into MPATFFGRCLVRLLLLLLCTSLSGGNPADAATQEFKPGNKLSVDLSEHVIVLPAGPFEKNISVASPTEVDLTCKLDENSNLKNPQVTWKKGSETISHTSKAPNSWTIKVTISESSHLGSYTCFLKAEKELSATFHLHVPPIDGREKPVIAYIGDTGVMVCKSEHHPRAWKWFMNNGTELVSIDKILPKDKYEILSRSASESRLEIHRLTVADSGEYWCEADFVLGPGKARFEVRVLSVAEPLKPFIAVVAEVAILVTLIGLYEVYSKKRKAKEGEKEFDQIEQLKSGDNVTEKDK; encoded by the exons ATGCTGCCACGCAAGAGTTCAAGCCAGGAAACAAGCTGAGCGTTGATCTCTCAGAGCATGTGATAGTCCTGCCTGCTG GtccatttgaaaaaaatatctctgtggCCAGTCCAACTGAAGTTGATCTTACATGCAAATTAGATGAGAATTCCAATTTGAAAAATCCTCAAGTGACATGGAAAAAGGGAAGTGAAACAATCAGTCACACCAGTAAAGCTCCAAACAGCTGGACCATCAA AGTAACCATCTCAGAGAGCAGTCACCTGGGAAGTTACACTTGTTTTCTGAAGGCTGAAAAAGAACTCAGTGCTACGTTTCATTTGCATG TACCACCTATTGATGGAAGAGAAAAACCCGTAATCGCTTATATAGGAGATACAGGTGTAATGGTTTGTAAAAGCGAGCATCATCCCAGGGCTTGGAAGTGGTTTATGAACAATGGAACCGAGCTG gtttccATTGATAAGATTTTGCCTAAAGACAAGTATGAAATTCTGAGCCGATCTGCCAGTGAAAGCCGTTTGGAGATACACAGGCTCACTGTGGCAGATAGTGGCGAATATTGGTGTGAAGCTGATTTTGTATTAGGGCCCGGTAAAGCGAGGTTTGAAGTTAGAGTTCTGTCCGTCGCAGAACCTCTCAAACCCTTTATAGCAGTTGTGGCTGAAGTTGCTATTCTTGTAACTCTTATTGGCCTCTATGAAGTGTattcaaagaaaaggaaagcaaaag AAGGTGAAAAAGAATTTGACCAAATTGAGCAACT taAATCAGGAGACAACGTAACTGAGAAAGATAAGTAG
- the EMB gene encoding embigin isoform X1: MPATFFGRCLVRLLLLLLCTSLSGGNPADPAMTTQDSNQTQVNSVTKMSVTGHESSDAATQEFKPGNKLSVDLSEHVIVLPAGPFEKNISVASPTEVDLTCKLDENSNLKNPQVTWKKGSETISHTSKAPNSWTIKVTISESSHLGSYTCFLKAEKELSATFHLHVPPIDGREKPVIAYIGDTGVMVCKSEHHPRAWKWFMNNGTELVSIDKILPKDKYEILSRSASESRLEIHRLTVADSGEYWCEADFVLGPGKARFEVRVLSVAEPLKPFIAVVAEVAILVTLIGLYEVYSKKRKAKEGEKEFDQIEQLKSGDNVTEKDK, translated from the exons atCCAGCTATGACAACACAAGATTCCAATCAGACTCAGGTGAATTCTGTGACTAAGATGTCCGTGACTGGACATGAATCATCTG ATGCTGCCACGCAAGAGTTCAAGCCAGGAAACAAGCTGAGCGTTGATCTCTCAGAGCATGTGATAGTCCTGCCTGCTG GtccatttgaaaaaaatatctctgtggCCAGTCCAACTGAAGTTGATCTTACATGCAAATTAGATGAGAATTCCAATTTGAAAAATCCTCAAGTGACATGGAAAAAGGGAAGTGAAACAATCAGTCACACCAGTAAAGCTCCAAACAGCTGGACCATCAA AGTAACCATCTCAGAGAGCAGTCACCTGGGAAGTTACACTTGTTTTCTGAAGGCTGAAAAAGAACTCAGTGCTACGTTTCATTTGCATG TACCACCTATTGATGGAAGAGAAAAACCCGTAATCGCTTATATAGGAGATACAGGTGTAATGGTTTGTAAAAGCGAGCATCATCCCAGGGCTTGGAAGTGGTTTATGAACAATGGAACCGAGCTG gtttccATTGATAAGATTTTGCCTAAAGACAAGTATGAAATTCTGAGCCGATCTGCCAGTGAAAGCCGTTTGGAGATACACAGGCTCACTGTGGCAGATAGTGGCGAATATTGGTGTGAAGCTGATTTTGTATTAGGGCCCGGTAAAGCGAGGTTTGAAGTTAGAGTTCTGTCCGTCGCAGAACCTCTCAAACCCTTTATAGCAGTTGTGGCTGAAGTTGCTATTCTTGTAACTCTTATTGGCCTCTATGAAGTGTattcaaagaaaaggaaagcaaaag AAGGTGAAAAAGAATTTGACCAAATTGAGCAACT taAATCAGGAGACAACGTAACTGAGAAAGATAAGTAG